The following are encoded together in the Natronincola ferrireducens genome:
- a CDS encoding glycosyltransferase: protein MNLEKATPIALSSIEQEDKHLLKVKSSRNDKEYIWTSKASAMLYLLRNYKVDHILWLDGDTYFYSNPEPIFEEWGSYSVMLTKEKWKVTSSNGNQSKGLYNTGFMGFKNDKQALQCLKWFRKELINWCYDEVENGLWSDQFYVNNWRKKFQNVGVIKNIGVNLTPSKIQRSKVEKINNEIYVNNKRLIFYHSFGFRYYDGNEFDLYSYIYTLNLSNDVLKWIYLPYIYEAKEIVKQINSIENNFYKEDRPKDKFIRNYFNVKLNEENNRDCYQLCTIMTKDYLVQGIALYNSLKRHTSKFHLWICCVDKTVYELLNKMNLENVTLISLENIKDEKLNNIKKQRKIHEFCWTLKAPFISYLMKHNYNLNSILYIDADVFFFEDIKMIYEDWGNESIYLTPLMLRPKHEKRKGKYSAGLIGFKRDEYAMKCLRWWKRKCISWCYDRFEKDKWSDQKYLDHWPNITSKIKISENLGINAGPWYIRRGYQVFAKDNRIFFNGYQLICYHFSGLRIFNKKEYELSNRTKLPERLQLIYAIYVDELAHIITEIKKIDENFISTISSTPNYDKLYNYFTLNQSTQWLKNLMDGM from the coding sequence ATGAATCTAGAAAAGGCAACCCCCATAGCCTTATCAAGCATTGAGCAGGAAGACAAACACCTATTAAAAGTCAAAAGCTCCCGTAATGATAAGGAGTATATTTGGACTTCAAAGGCTTCTGCTATGCTTTATTTATTAAGGAACTATAAAGTTGATCACATCCTTTGGTTAGATGGTGACACATACTTTTACTCAAATCCTGAACCAATATTCGAGGAATGGGGTAGTTATTCAGTTATGCTAACAAAGGAAAAATGGAAAGTCACCAGCAGTAATGGTAACCAATCGAAGGGTTTATACAACACAGGATTTATGGGATTTAAAAATGATAAGCAAGCTTTACAATGTCTTAAATGGTTTAGAAAAGAATTAATTAATTGGTGCTATGATGAAGTAGAAAATGGTCTTTGGAGTGACCAGTTTTATGTCAATAACTGGAGGAAGAAGTTTCAAAATGTAGGGGTCATTAAAAACATAGGGGTGAATTTAACACCTTCCAAAATCCAAAGAAGCAAAGTTGAGAAAATTAATAACGAAATTTATGTTAATAATAAAAGATTGATTTTTTATCATAGCTTTGGATTTAGATACTATGATGGTAATGAATTTGATTTATATAGTTATATCTATACATTGAATCTTTCTAATGATGTACTAAAATGGATATATCTACCCTATATATACGAAGCTAAAGAAATTGTGAAACAGATAAATAGTATAGAAAATAACTTCTATAAAGAAGATAGACCTAAAGATAAATTTATAAGAAATTATTTTAATGTTAAACTTAATGAAGAAAATAATAGGGATTGTTATCAACTATGTACCATAATGACAAAAGATTATTTGGTACAGGGAATAGCATTATACAATTCATTGAAAAGGCATACGTCAAAATTTCACCTTTGGATCTGTTGTGTTGATAAGACTGTATACGAGCTTCTGAATAAAATGAATCTTGAAAATGTGACTCTTATCAGTTTAGAAAATATCAAAGATGAAAAATTAAATAATATTAAAAAACAAAGAAAAATCCATGAGTTTTGCTGGACTTTAAAAGCTCCATTTATTTCCTATTTGATGAAACACAACTACAATTTAAATTCAATTTTATATATTGATGCCGATGTGTTTTTCTTTGAAGATATAAAGATGATATATGAAGATTGGGGAAATGAATCGATATACTTAACCCCCCTCATGCTTAGACCTAAGCACGAGAAAAGGAAGGGCAAATACTCTGCTGGCTTAATAGGGTTTAAACGTGATGAATACGCAATGAAGTGCTTAAGGTGGTGGAAGCGTAAATGTATAAGTTGGTGTTATGATAGGTTTGAAAAAGATAAATGGAGTGATCAAAAATACCTAGATCATTGGCCTAATATAACGTCAAAAATTAAAATATCTGAAAATCTAGGAATAAATGCTGGTCCATGGTATATCAGAAGGGGTTACCAAGTTTTTGCTAAGGATAATAGAATATTTTTCAATGGTTATCAGTTAATATGTTATCATTTTAGTGGTTTGAGAATTTTTAATAAAAAAGAATATGAACTCTCTAATCGAACAAAGCTACCTGAAAGGTTACAGCTTATATATGCTATCTACGTCGATGAGCTGGCACATATAATTACTGAAATTAAAAAAATCGATGAAAACTTTATAAGTACAATTTCTTCTACTCCAAATTACGATAAACTGTATAATTATTTTACCTTAAATCAATCAACACAATGGCTGAAAAATTTAATGGATGGGATGTAA
- the rfbF gene encoding glucose-1-phosphate cytidylyltransferase, with the protein MKAVILCGGKGLRLGGDSSFPCKPLAKVGEMPILWHIIKIYMHYGINEFIFCLGHNGEAIKEYFLNFDWKNNDFKLRIGSNLKEIKFFNELDNLNITFIDTGLDTMTGGRIKRIQKYIDEDEFMLTYGDGVSDINLNQLIKFHRQKQKIATVTGVKHRSSYGIIDVKDGIATSFKEKPLQDGWINGGFFILRKEVFDYIDNDETIWENEPLRNLVQDNQLAVYQHEGFWQSIDTIKDLQIINEQWVNNDRQWVKW; encoded by the coding sequence ATGAAAGCAGTTATTCTATGTGGTGGAAAAGGTTTAAGGCTGGGTGGAGATTCTAGCTTCCCTTGTAAACCTTTGGCTAAGGTCGGTGAAATGCCTATATTATGGCATATCATAAAAATATATATGCATTATGGAATTAATGAATTTATTTTTTGTTTGGGACACAATGGTGAAGCTATAAAAGAATATTTTTTGAACTTTGATTGGAAAAATAACGATTTTAAGCTGAGGATTGGTAGCAATTTAAAAGAAATAAAATTTTTTAATGAACTTGACAATTTGAATATTACCTTTATCGATACTGGTTTAGATACTATGACTGGTGGCAGAATTAAGAGAATACAAAAATATATAGATGAAGATGAATTTATGTTAACCTATGGTGATGGTGTTTCTGATATCAATTTAAATCAACTCATTAAATTTCATCGACAAAAACAAAAAATTGCTACTGTTACTGGGGTCAAACATAGATCCTCCTATGGCATTATAGATGTAAAGGATGGAATCGCTACTAGTTTTAAAGAAAAGCCTTTACAGGATGGTTGGATAAACGGAGGCTTTTTTATTTTAAGAAAAGAAGTTTTTGATTATATTGATAATGATGAGACAATTTGGGAGAATGAGCCCTTAAGAAATCTCGTCCAGGATAATCAACTGGCTGTCTATCAACATGAAGGATTTTGGCAATCTATTGATACAATTAAAGATTTGCAAATAATCAATGAACAATGGGTTAATAACGATAGACAGTGGGTTAAATGGTAA
- a CDS encoding CAP domain-containing protein — MDNRLKKKLMVPVITTALLLSTVVSASAYSENTGIENIRLSCNIQATTTFSNGSTSSFSRFLQTFKNNGSNPIRITFKNDTAQPENTEQQEVPQEPQQQPQEPQQQPQEPQQQPQEPQQQPQEPQQQPQEPQQQPQEPQQQPQEPQQQPQPVKPENPSNARHALTSAEIQMVEYVNQARTEAGLNPLTIDVDLSYVARVKSKDMQDNNYFSHHSPTYGSPFDMMRSFGIQYKAAGENIAINSSVRGAHNAFMNSEGHRNNILNPRFTHIGIGIENRHYTQMFITK, encoded by the coding sequence ATGGATAATAGGTTAAAGAAAAAATTAATGGTCCCAGTTATTACAACTGCGCTATTATTGTCAACAGTGGTGTCAGCAAGTGCTTATTCTGAGAATACAGGTATAGAAAACATAAGATTGTCATGTAATATTCAAGCAACTACTACATTTAGCAATGGATCTACATCCAGCTTTTCAAGATTTTTACAAACCTTTAAAAACAATGGATCAAATCCTATAAGAATTACTTTTAAGAATGACACTGCACAACCAGAAAATACTGAACAGCAAGAAGTACCACAAGAACCTCAGCAACAACCACAAGAGCCTCAGCAACAACCACAAGAGCCTCAGCAACAACCACAGGAGCCTCAGCAACAACCACAGGAACCTCAGCAACAACCACAGGAACCTCAACAACAACCACAGGAACCTCAACAACAACCACAGGAACCTCAACAACAACCACAACCGGTAAAGCCTGAAAACCCATCTAATGCAAGACACGCTTTAACATCTGCCGAGATTCAAATGGTCGAGTATGTAAACCAAGCAAGAACTGAAGCAGGACTTAACCCATTGACTATTGATGTAGACTTGTCTTATGTTGCAAGGGTTAAATCAAAGGATATGCAAGATAACAACTACTTCTCACATCATTCACCAACCTATGGTTCACCATTTGATATGATGAGAAGTTTTGGAATTCAATATAAAGCTGCTGGTGAAAATATTGCTATCAATTCTAGTGTGAGAGGTGCCCATAACGCCTTTATGAATTCAGAAGGTCATAGAAATAACATTCTAAACCCTAGATTTACTCATATTGGAATAGGTATTGAAAATAGACATTATACACAAATGTTTATTACAAAATAA
- a CDS encoding YheC/YheD family protein, with protein MDLRSKMEQYEILKKHPLLYEYLPHTNWYNPKILMDMLNKYSTIYLKPNNKSRGIGIIRVKVVSNNGYEVSFEKTSKKINRKNLVLELEQIMIDTKKYIVQQGIDLATYHDHSFDMRIVLQKVYKTWRVTLTSAKVASSADAIITNVAQGATDYLLHDILQEYDQKQNPMTTFREIIDLAHQIANVLGNRLPIMITGLDLALDKSNKLWFIESNAKPACDKCKLVNDGLSVAKYEEAREIIKNSRKMNKTKGQNRTKYKF; from the coding sequence ATGGATTTGCGAAGTAAAATGGAGCAATATGAAATTCTAAAGAAACATCCCCTACTATATGAATATCTACCCCATACTAATTGGTATAACCCCAAGATTCTTATGGATATGCTAAATAAATATTCAACTATATATTTAAAACCAAATAACAAGAGTCGAGGAATTGGTATAATACGTGTTAAGGTTGTTAGTAATAATGGATATGAAGTTTCTTTTGAAAAAACGTCAAAGAAAATAAATAGAAAAAATTTAGTATTGGAACTAGAACAAATAATGATTGACACAAAAAAATATATTGTTCAGCAAGGAATAGATTTGGCAACTTATCATGACCATTCATTCGATATGAGGATTGTGTTGCAAAAAGTATATAAAACCTGGCGTGTTACCTTGACCTCAGCGAAAGTAGCTTCTTCTGCAGATGCCATAATAACTAATGTGGCTCAAGGAGCTACAGACTATTTATTACACGATATCCTGCAAGAGTATGATCAAAAACAAAACCCTATGACCACATTTCGGGAGATAATCGATTTAGCCCATCAAATTGCTAATGTTTTAGGAAATAGACTACCTATAATGATTACTGGCTTAGATTTAGCTCTAGATAAATCTAATAAACTATGGTTTATAGAATCTAATGCAAAACCTGCCTGTGATAAATGTAAACTTGTGAATGATGGGTTATCAGTGGCAAAATACGAAGAAGCTAGAGAAATAATAAAAAATAGTAGGAAAATGAATAAAACTAAGGGCCAAAATAGGACGAAATACAAATTTTAA
- a CDS encoding UDP-glucose dehydrogenase family protein has product MKISIIGTGYVGLVTGVCLASKGHEVICIDKKQEVVDKINNMDSPIYEQGLEELMIKGITAGNLVATTDLESSVVNSEISIIAVGTPIDNDEIDLSYIKKAAQDIGEILRDKNHYHVVCVKSTVIPTTTDTLVKDILEGASGKKIGEIGLAMNPEFLREGKAVEDFMYPDRIVIGAYDHRSFEAMKHVYDGFFHAPIIHVNLRTAEMIKYTANALLATLISFSNEIASICEKTKNIDITEVLESVTLDKRFNPRIDNKLVNPEMNNYLRAGCGFGGSCFPKDVKALISYSQDIGYQPRIIDATIKVNNEQPIKIINRLQESLQTLKDKKIALLGLAFKPDTDDIRESPSITIINRLLEKGALVYGVDPIAVENMKKNIPEDRKSMFYSTDYKSALTDADAAILVTSWSEFIDIPPEDFSQLMKRPILLDGRRGLNKRALEDAGVVYIGIGLA; this is encoded by the coding sequence ATGAAAATTTCTATAATCGGTACAGGTTATGTAGGTTTGGTGACTGGAGTATGTTTAGCCTCTAAAGGCCATGAAGTTATCTGTATCGATAAAAAGCAAGAAGTAGTTGATAAAATTAATAATATGGACTCACCTATTTATGAGCAAGGATTGGAAGAGCTTATGATCAAAGGAATAACAGCAGGAAATCTCGTTGCCACAACAGACTTAGAAAGCTCGGTGGTTAATTCAGAAATTTCTATTATAGCAGTGGGTACCCCGATTGATAATGATGAAATAGATTTAAGCTATATTAAGAAAGCTGCCCAAGATATTGGAGAAATATTGAGGGATAAAAATCACTACCATGTAGTTTGTGTAAAAAGTACGGTTATTCCAACAACAACTGATACTTTAGTTAAAGATATATTAGAGGGTGCATCGGGAAAAAAGATAGGAGAAATTGGTCTTGCTATGAATCCTGAGTTTTTAAGGGAAGGAAAAGCTGTGGAGGACTTTATGTATCCTGATAGAATTGTAATTGGTGCTTATGACCATCGTAGCTTTGAAGCAATGAAACATGTTTATGACGGTTTTTTCCATGCTCCTATCATTCATGTTAATTTGAGAACAGCTGAAATGATAAAATATACAGCTAATGCCCTTCTAGCAACTTTGATTTCTTTCTCAAATGAAATTGCATCTATATGTGAAAAAACTAAGAATATAGATATTACAGAAGTATTGGAATCTGTTACCCTTGATAAACGCTTTAACCCTAGAATTGATAATAAACTAGTTAATCCAGAGATGAATAATTACCTAAGAGCAGGTTGCGGCTTTGGAGGAAGTTGTTTTCCCAAGGATGTAAAGGCTCTAATCTCCTATAGTCAAGATATTGGTTATCAGCCACGGATTATTGATGCCACCATAAAAGTAAACAATGAACAGCCTATTAAAATAATCAATAGATTACAAGAAAGCTTACAAACATTAAAGGATAAAAAAATTGCCCTATTAGGTCTTGCCTTTAAGCCTGACACAGATGATATACGGGAGTCACCAAGCATCACTATAATCAACCGCTTGTTAGAAAAAGGGGCGCTTGTTTATGGTGTGGACCCAATAGCTGTTGAGAATATGAAAAAAAATATTCCTGAGGATAGGAAATCAATGTTCTACTCTACAGACTATAAATCTGCATTAACAGATGCTGATGCTGCTATTTTAGTAACATCATGGTCTGAGTTTATTGATATTCCTCCAGAAGATTTTAGTCAGTTAATGAAAAGACCTATCCTATTAGATGGTCGTAGAGGGCTAAATAAAAGAGCATTAGAAGATGCTGGTGTTGTGTATATTGGTATAGGATTAGCCTAG
- a CDS encoding replication-associated recombination protein A: MDIFQLIKENTLATTAPLADRMRPRSIKEILGQGHILGDKKFLYRCIQSQRIPSIILYGPPGTGKTTIAKAIANEVAAHFFQLNAVTSGVKDIRGVVEEADELLSIQQKSSILFIDEIHRFSKNQQDALLPHVEKGLLTLIGATTENPYFQVNKALLSRTTVLKLELLHQEDILVILQKSLKDKERGLGNFAIEIAEDALRHMAETAGGDARRGLNALEIAVLSTPLDKDGKIVIDLEVAEESIQKRTLQYDKDGDQHYDVISAFIKSIRGSDPDAAIHYLAKMIYAGEDPEFIARRLIIAASEDIGNADPSGLQVAIAAHEALKIIGMPEGRIPLAQATVYLATAPKSNAAYIAIDKALKDVENIQTMVPNHLKDTHYKGAQDFGHGIDYLYPHNYDRNYVKQQYMPSQLEGKSYYKPTDNGYEEKIKYYIQTLQNTDGK; encoded by the coding sequence ATGGATATATTTCAGTTAATAAAGGAAAATACACTAGCTACTACAGCCCCTTTGGCTGATAGAATGAGGCCACGATCTATTAAGGAAATCTTAGGTCAAGGACATATATTGGGAGATAAAAAGTTTCTGTACAGGTGTATTCAATCCCAGAGAATACCATCTATAATTTTGTATGGTCCTCCCGGCACCGGTAAAACCACCATAGCTAAAGCAATTGCCAACGAAGTGGCTGCCCATTTTTTTCAGTTAAATGCTGTTACCTCTGGCGTTAAGGACATCCGCGGTGTTGTAGAGGAAGCCGATGAATTATTAAGTATTCAACAAAAAAGTTCCATCTTATTTATTGATGAAATACATCGTTTTTCTAAGAATCAACAGGATGCCCTTTTACCTCATGTGGAGAAGGGGCTACTGACTTTAATTGGTGCAACCACAGAAAATCCTTATTTTCAAGTAAATAAAGCCCTATTATCTAGAACTACTGTACTGAAATTAGAGCTATTGCATCAAGAAGATATTCTAGTTATTTTACAAAAATCCCTAAAGGACAAAGAAAGAGGATTGGGGAACTTTGCCATAGAGATTGCTGAAGATGCTCTTCGCCATATGGCTGAAACCGCAGGAGGAGATGCTAGAAGGGGATTAAACGCTTTAGAAATAGCAGTGTTAAGTACACCACTGGACAAAGATGGAAAAATAGTGATTGATTTAGAAGTAGCGGAAGAATCTATCCAAAAAAGGACCCTTCAGTATGATAAAGATGGAGATCAACACTATGATGTAATTTCTGCCTTCATAAAAAGTATTCGAGGAAGTGACCCTGATGCCGCTATTCATTATCTAGCAAAAATGATTTATGCGGGAGAAGACCCAGAGTTTATTGCAAGACGATTAATTATTGCCGCCTCAGAAGATATAGGTAATGCAGATCCCAGTGGATTACAAGTGGCTATAGCAGCCCATGAAGCTTTAAAAATTATTGGGATGCCGGAAGGACGGATTCCTCTAGCTCAAGCCACTGTTTATCTGGCTACAGCTCCCAAAAGTAATGCAGCCTATATTGCTATAGACAAAGCCCTAAAGGATGTGGAAAATATTCAGACAATGGTACCAAATCACTTGAAGGATACCCATTATAAGGGTGCTCAAGATTTTGGTCACGGCATCGACTATCTATATCCCCATAACTATGATAGAAATTATGTGAAACAACAATATATGCCCAGCCAATTAGAGGGTAAGTCTTATTATAAACCCACCGATAATGGTTATGAAGAAAAGATAAAATATTATATTCAAACTCTCCAAAACACCGATGGCAAATAG
- a CDS encoding YheC/YheD family endospore coat-associated protein — translation MYSIVIDNKIAKNTIYINAQSLKKNNIKCDKIILHFGLLEKELIISVNNHIEPLTIIIPQKLTEEIYIPNLPYESYFQENHLVLGPVIGYLIASNYRMQDSTTLCFGNYDKIKGLIFIFQEKAINKRSKTIQGYYYNERTKTFVKGVFPYPRAVYVRKYIKRGTFEHLRKHMGDKIFNYPYNIDKLSMWQMLSKDTELIDHLPKTITYTDIEKLFETLKLYNEVYLKPFNKSRGRGILYLKKFKNWYILKDEFSRRLTIKTKIDLEKILQKKLNKNTIYLIQEAIPFQDGNNKVDFRVYIQKDHTKEWKYSGMETKIANKGSIISNSRNREKVIPGERALKEIFHLDVNKVDLIINEIAQLCTKALEIIENNNYHIGDAAIDLIIDKDLKIWLLEVQLNYARLKKAKRTEDEALILPAILPTPFEYAKALTEF, via the coding sequence ATGTATTCAATTGTAATAGATAACAAAATAGCTAAAAATACAATTTATATTAATGCCCAAAGCTTAAAAAAGAATAATATAAAATGTGACAAAATAATATTGCATTTTGGCTTATTAGAAAAAGAACTTATAATTAGCGTTAACAATCATATAGAGCCATTAACCATCATTATTCCCCAAAAGCTAACTGAGGAAATATATATTCCCAACTTGCCCTATGAATCTTACTTTCAAGAAAATCACTTGGTTTTGGGTCCAGTAATTGGTTACCTTATAGCCTCTAATTATAGAATGCAGGACAGTACTACTTTGTGCTTTGGAAACTACGATAAAATCAAAGGACTTATATTTATTTTTCAAGAGAAAGCAATTAATAAGAGGAGTAAAACGATTCAAGGTTATTATTACAATGAGAGAACCAAAACTTTTGTGAAAGGAGTCTTTCCTTATCCGAGAGCAGTTTATGTTCGAAAATATATAAAAAGGGGTACCTTTGAACATTTAAGAAAACATATGGGAGATAAAATATTTAATTATCCCTATAATATAGATAAGCTTAGTATGTGGCAGATGCTATCAAAGGATACTGAGCTAATAGATCATTTACCAAAAACCATAACGTATACAGACATAGAAAAATTATTTGAGACATTAAAATTATATAATGAAGTTTATTTAAAACCCTTCAATAAATCCAGGGGAAGGGGGATATTGTACTTAAAGAAGTTTAAAAATTGGTATATATTGAAGGATGAATTTAGTAGAAGACTTACTATAAAAACTAAAATAGATTTAGAGAAGATTTTGCAGAAGAAGTTGAATAAAAACACAATATATTTAATTCAAGAAGCAATCCCTTTTCAAGATGGTAACAACAAAGTAGATTTTAGAGTGTACATTCAAAAAGATCATACTAAAGAGTGGAAATATTCAGGAATGGAGACCAAAATTGCAAACAAAGGAAGTATAATCTCTAATTCAAGAAATAGAGAAAAGGTAATTCCAGGTGAAAGAGCATTGAAAGAAATATTCCACTTAGATGTTAATAAAGTGGATTTAATAATAAATGAAATAGCTCAGCTCTGTACTAAAGCCCTAGAGATCATAGAGAATAATAACTATCATATTGGTGATGCTGCTATAGATTTAATAATAGATAAAGACCTCAAGATTTGGTTGCTTGAAGTTCAGCTAAATTATGCTAGATTGAAAAAGGCAAAAAGAACAGAAGACGAGGCACTGATTCTGCCAGCAATACTTCCTACACCCTTTGAGTACGCTAAGGCTTTAACAGAATTTTGA
- a CDS encoding DUF3343 domain-containing protein — protein MGAKYVQNIYYIAVFDSRNYAVQLYQHLKRMRYKQFQLVSTPCVLNAGCSYSIRFDELEDYHILSREAEKLKKDIISIYEAKRVDRNRVLKQLDLN, from the coding sequence ATGGGAGCAAAATATGTTCAAAATATATACTATATTGCTGTATTTGATTCTAGAAATTATGCAGTACAATTATATCAGCACCTCAAAAGAATGAGATACAAGCAGTTCCAATTAGTATCTACACCTTGTGTGCTTAATGCAGGATGCAGTTATTCTATACGTTTTGATGAATTGGAAGATTATCACATTCTATCAAGAGAAGCAGAAAAACTGAAAAAAGATATTATCAGTATCTATGAAGCTAAACGAGTAGATAGAAATAGGGTTTTGAAACAATTAGATCTTAACTAA
- a CDS encoding polysaccharide biosynthesis C-terminal domain-containing protein, protein MERLCDLINIDPYEDQRGMLKKIIMKSQLQDSGEVGEVYLLYSNPNSVRGNHYHKKTFEYFTIVSGKAKVALKDLSNGVREEFYLSSNDNIVLKIPPYMVHAFKNEDHQQLIILAVSSKEYSQSNPDTYVKEIL, encoded by the coding sequence ATGGAGAGATTGTGTGATTTAATCAACATTGATCCTTATGAAGATCAAAGAGGAATGCTTAAAAAAATAATCATGAAAAGTCAGTTGCAGGATAGTGGTGAGGTGGGAGAAGTATATTTGCTTTATTCTAACCCCAATAGTGTTAGGGGCAATCATTATCACAAAAAAACCTTTGAGTATTTTACAATTGTTAGTGGGAAAGCAAAGGTGGCTTTGAAGGATTTGTCTAATGGGGTTCGGGAAGAATTTTATTTGTCTTCTAATGATAACATTGTTTTAAAGATACCTCCCTATATGGTTCATGCATTTAAAAATGAAGATCATCAACAATTAATTATTCTTGCTGTATCATCAAAAGAGTATAGTCAATCCAACCCTGACACATACGTTAAGGAAATTCTTTGA
- a CDS encoding NAD-dependent epimerase/dehydratase family protein, translating into MGGAFTNKKVLITGANGFIGSHLVRRMISENAEVHIIVREGSDVWRIEDLIKDIIIYRADTRDSKKINICINKVKPDYVFNMAAYGVDSRQKDYFIAANTNIIGTMNILNSLISVGCKKFLNIGTCMEYGDKKEVIKEDCHLEPFNIYGSTKAAATMLSHQIAGENDIDIVTLRAFGVFGENEGSHKFFPHIILSILNNADVNLTGCEQYRDYCYIENIIDGFVLAAENDAIKNEIFNIGTGRIHPLKYYVDKVCAKMKAIKKPNYGVIPYRTGEVWKPHPDISKIEKLLKWTPKIAFEEGLDRTIQWYERNKHKYK; encoded by the coding sequence GTGGGTGGTGCTTTTACCAATAAAAAAGTGTTAATTACTGGAGCCAATGGATTTATAGGCTCCCATCTAGTTAGAAGAATGATTAGTGAAAATGCTGAAGTTCATATTATAGTAAGAGAAGGATCAGATGTATGGAGGATTGAGGATCTAATAAAAGACATTATAATCTATAGGGCTGATACAAGGGATTCAAAAAAAATAAATATTTGTATAAATAAAGTAAAACCTGATTATGTTTTTAATATGGCGGCTTATGGTGTTGATTCACGTCAAAAAGATTATTTTATTGCTGCTAATACGAATATTATAGGTACAATGAATATCCTAAATTCTTTGATTTCTGTGGGATGCAAAAAGTTCTTAAATATAGGTACTTGTATGGAGTATGGCGATAAAAAAGAAGTAATTAAAGAGGATTGTCATTTAGAACCCTTCAATATATATGGAAGTACTAAAGCAGCTGCTACTATGCTATCCCACCAAATTGCTGGGGAGAATGATATCGATATTGTTACTCTAAGGGCTTTTGGTGTTTTTGGAGAAAACGAAGGAAGTCACAAATTTTTTCCCCATATTATCTTGTCAATTTTAAACAATGCAGATGTAAATTTAACTGGTTGTGAACAATATAGAGACTATTGTTATATTGAGAATATCATCGATGGTTTTGTTTTGGCTGCTGAAAATGATGCTATTAAAAATGAGATATTTAATATAGGTACTGGTAGGATTCACCCATTAAAGTACTATGTTGATAAGGTTTGTGCAAAAATGAAGGCTATAAAGAAGCCTAATTACGGAGTTATACCCTACAGAACAGGAGAAGTTTGGAAGCCACATCCTGACATTAGCAAAATAGAAAAGCTATTAAAGTGGACGCCTAAAATAGCTTTTGAGGAAGGTCTAGATAGAACAATACAATGGTATGAAAGAAACAAGCATAAATATAAGTGA